A region from the Nitrospirota bacterium genome encodes:
- a CDS encoding porin — translation MKKIKWMFVATLLCNLVLLNWANDASAIPTFARKHNMPCSSCHAAFPKLNDFGRHFRENGYRMPGDKGTYIYQEAVPISAAVNIGWESENAEEGATKDSRNSIDFEEARLFAGGTLVPKVSYYTDLKLFEKTPSEAAELQEAVSGEHLQAFVILDDLLPDRIPEGYVNVAIGVREIDLPVSPMRRLTESQYLIFNTMPMAMGMSSEEFMNGLMFMTPQTGIEIKGNLPQGFHYGVSLLNGRGSMADNNDRKDIYGNIRYTRNGNTIGVLGYNGKNVLADVTDPANIAAGPDADITRYAVSIDANIHDSFNVLGMYMWMKDSYDEALMFNAMDSSKDREFTGYFIEADYPVMPQLTAALRWDNVTDKDNSKDQTQATVNLSYFFAENTKFLFEYSKLETDADFNLSEEATQEKFLARVSYAF, via the coding sequence ATGAAGAAAATTAAATGGATGTTTGTGGCAACTCTCCTCTGTAATTTAGTATTATTGAATTGGGCTAATGACGCATCTGCTATTCCGACCTTTGCGAGGAAACACAACATGCCCTGCAGTTCGTGCCATGCAGCCTTTCCAAAGCTCAATGACTTTGGAAGGCATTTCAGGGAGAACGGCTATCGTATGCCGGGCGACAAGGGGACATATATTTATCAGGAGGCTGTTCCCATCTCTGCTGCTGTCAATATAGGCTGGGAGAGTGAAAACGCTGAAGAAGGTGCAACAAAAGATAGCAGGAACTCTATAGACTTTGAGGAGGCCAGATTATTTGCAGGAGGTACACTGGTCCCGAAAGTCTCCTATTACACAGACCTGAAGCTCTTTGAGAAGACACCCTCTGAGGCTGCGGAACTGCAGGAGGCAGTGTCAGGGGAACATCTTCAGGCATTTGTCATTTTAGACGATCTGCTTCCTGACAGGATACCGGAGGGTTATGTAAACGTTGCTATTGGGGTCAGAGAAATTGATCTTCCTGTCTCGCCAATGCGGAGGCTGACAGAGAGTCAGTATCTTATTTTCAATACAATGCCTATGGCCATGGGCATGAGTTCAGAGGAGTTCATGAACGGTCTCATGTTTATGACCCCGCAGACCGGCATTGAAATCAAAGGAAATCTCCCGCAGGGTTTCCACTATGGAGTCAGCCTGCTCAATGGAAGGGGAAGCATGGCGGATAATAACGACAGGAAGGATATATACGGGAACATCCGTTATACCCGCAATGGAAATACAATAGGAGTACTGGGGTACAATGGCAAGAACGTCCTTGCCGATGTAACCGACCCTGCAAATATTGCAGCCGGTCCCGATGCGGACATTACACGATACGCCGTTAGCATAGATGCAAACATCCATGATAGTTTCAATGTTCTCGGTATGTACATGTGGATGAAGGACAGCTATGATGAGGCCCTGATGTTTAATGCCATGGATAGTTCAAAAGATCGGGAATTCACGGGATATTTCATCGAGGCGGATTATCCTGTGATGCCGCAGCTTACAGCCGCCCTTAGGTGGGACAATGTAACAGATAAAGATAACAGCAAGGATCAGACCCAGGCAACAGTCAATCTGAGCTACTTCTTTGCTGAGAATACGAAGTTCCTCTTTGAATACTCCAAACTGGAGACAGACGCAGATTTCAATCTGTCAGAAGAGGCGACGCAGGAGAAATTTCTGGCAAGGGTCAGTTATGCCTTTTAG
- a CDS encoding heavy metal translocating P-type ATPase → MAKDPVCGMDVEPDSAVGKSTYQGETIYFCSLPCKERFDADPDASIRPHLTPLPKGEGAKRMMAAGPGATETAKDPICGMVVDKQKSLRKELGGRTYYFCSEGCLRTFEAPEEELKKMKKRVTIALFGVLALAILRAAFFLGLAAGATIVTWAPIPQLPWFTWGMWLFLLVTPVQFIGGWSFYKGSYNAVKNRMINMDFLIALGTSVAYIYSVIVIFAPDILPVKVAERDVYFEVSAVIIAFVLLGKYMEEIIKKKSSAAVRKLMDLKPQTAHVIRSGEEMEIPAEFVQIDDVVVVRPGEKVPTDGVVIEGSSAVDEKMITGESIPVEKKAGDEVIGATINKVGMLKFRATRVGVETTLSQIIKMVEEAQASSAPIQRIADQVTGYFVPAVVITAFLAFFGWWITGNFPQGLLAFIAVLIISCPCALGIATPAALMVGVGKGAEAGILIRGGEYLERAQKLSTVVLDKTGTLTKGEPSVTDIIVAAVSSEQVAGEKLEVRNKKSDVGEDEILQLAAIAEKGSEHPLGEAILKAAKMRGLEIPDPESFEAIPGHGVKIGYQGESIHMGNRKLMKESGIAIEGLEDSLRNLEEQGKTAMLIASGKNIIGIIAVADTLKESSIAAIKALKKEGVEVIMLTGDNERTAKAIAKQTGIDNVIANVLPGEKAGVIKGLQGTGKVVAMVGDGINDAPALAQADIGIAIGSGSDVAKETGGIILIKDDVRDVVAGIRLSRGTMRKIKQNLFWAFIYNSIGIPIAALGFLNPIIAAAAMALSSLSVVANSATLKALKIGVD, encoded by the coding sequence ATGGCAAAAGATCCTGTATGCGGGATGGATGTAGAACCCGATAGTGCGGTCGGGAAGAGCACCTATCAGGGTGAGACGATCTACTTCTGTTCCCTTCCGTGCAAGGAGCGCTTTGACGCTGATCCTGATGCATCTATCAGGCCTCACCTCACCCCTCTCCCAAAGGGAGAGGGAGCGAAAAGGATGATGGCCGCCGGCCCCGGCGCCACAGAGACGGCCAAGGACCCGATCTGCGGGATGGTGGTGGACAAGCAGAAGTCTCTGCGAAAGGAGTTAGGGGGGAGGACCTACTACTTCTGCAGCGAGGGGTGCCTGAGGACCTTTGAAGCCCCGGAGGAAGAGCTTAAAAAGATGAAAAAGAGGGTGACGATCGCCCTCTTTGGCGTCCTGGCCCTCGCCATTCTCAGGGCGGCCTTTTTCCTCGGTCTTGCGGCAGGGGCAACGATTGTCACCTGGGCGCCCATACCGCAGCTCCCCTGGTTTACCTGGGGGATGTGGCTCTTCCTCCTGGTCACCCCGGTCCAGTTCATAGGCGGCTGGAGTTTCTATAAGGGTTCCTACAATGCAGTCAAGAACCGGATGATCAATATGGACTTCCTGATCGCCCTCGGGACAAGCGTTGCCTATATCTATTCGGTCATCGTGATCTTTGCCCCGGACATCCTACCTGTGAAGGTTGCGGAAAGGGATGTATACTTCGAGGTTTCAGCGGTCATTATCGCCTTTGTCCTCCTCGGGAAATATATGGAAGAGATCATCAAGAAGAAGTCTTCGGCGGCTGTCAGGAAGCTGATGGACTTAAAACCCCAGACGGCTCATGTCATCAGAAGCGGGGAGGAGATGGAGATCCCGGCGGAGTTTGTTCAGATAGACGATGTGGTCGTTGTCAGGCCCGGCGAGAAGGTCCCTACGGACGGCGTTGTGATCGAGGGCTCATCCGCCGTGGATGAAAAGATGATCACAGGCGAGAGCATCCCTGTGGAAAAGAAGGCGGGGGATGAAGTCATCGGCGCCACGATCAACAAGGTCGGGATGCTCAAGTTCAGGGCCACCCGGGTTGGGGTGGAGACGACCTTGAGTCAAATCATCAAGATGGTGGAAGAGGCCCAGGCATCTTCCGCGCCTATCCAGAGGATCGCCGACCAGGTGACCGGGTATTTTGTTCCTGCCGTGGTAATCACGGCATTCCTTGCTTTTTTTGGCTGGTGGATCACCGGAAATTTTCCCCAGGGGCTCCTTGCCTTTATAGCCGTCCTGATTATCTCCTGCCCGTGCGCCCTCGGCATAGCCACACCAGCCGCATTGATGGTCGGTGTCGGTAAAGGCGCCGAGGCTGGTATTTTGATCAGGGGAGGGGAATATCTGGAGAGGGCGCAAAAGCTCTCCACCGTGGTACTGGATAAGACCGGGACGTTGACGAAGGGGGAGCCCTCGGTTACGGATATTATCGTGGCAGCAGTGAGCAGTGAGCAGGTAGCAGGTGAGAAGTTAGAAGTAAGAAATAAGAAATCAGATGTTGGTGAGGATGAGATTCTTCAACTTGCCGCAATAGCTGAGAAGGGTTCCGAGCATCCACTTGGAGAGGCCATTTTAAAGGCGGCGAAGATGCGGGGGTTGGAGATCCCTGATCCCGAATCCTTCGAGGCTATACCTGGCCACGGGGTAAAGATCGGTTATCAAGGCGAGTCGATCCACATGGGGAATAGAAAACTGATGAAGGAGAGCGGGATCGCTATAGAAGGTCTTGAGGATAGTCTGAGAAACCTTGAAGAGCAGGGGAAGACCGCCATGCTTATTGCATCCGGGAAAAATATCATTGGAATCATCGCGGTAGCGGACACCCTTAAAGAGAGTTCCATTGCGGCCATTAAAGCCCTTAAGAAAGAGGGGGTGGAGGTCATCATGCTCACTGGCGACAATGAGCGGACGGCAAAGGCAATCGCAAAGCAGACAGGGATAGACAATGTTATCGCCAATGTCCTTCCGGGGGAGAAGGCAGGCGTCATAAAGGGTCTACAGGGAACCGGTAAGGTGGTGGCCATGGTCGGCGACGGAATAAACGATGCCCCGGCCCTGGCCCAGGCGGATATCGGGATCGCCATCGGGAGCGGCTCGGATGTGGCCAAGGAGACAGGCGGCATCATCTTGATAAAGGACGATGTCAGGGATGTGGTCGCTGGGATAAGGTTATCCAGGGGGACTATGAGAAAGATAAAGCAGAACCTCTTCTGGGCCTTCATATACAACTCCATCGGGATTCCGATAGCGGCGTTGGGTTTCTTAAACCCGATCATTGCC